The Numenius arquata chromosome 17, bNumArq3.hap1.1, whole genome shotgun sequence genome segment CTCAATGTATGTGTTCCTAAAGCATCATAGACGTTATCATCCCCATTGCATGACTGAAAAGTTGTGGTATAAACATACCGAGGAATCTACCATGGGTCAAGCAACAAATCACTGAGAAAGTCAGTAATAGGAACGATAAGTCTCTGCATCCAAGTTCTCTAAGTGCCTTGAGTAGTCTAGATTCTCTCCTTAACACTCTTGACAAATTATTTATAGATGTATTCACATAGTCAGTAAGATATAAAAATGTTCTAATTATATCATTCAAATCAAATGACAATTATGCCCTTAGTTTGCCAGACAATGCTTTGCCAAAGAAGGTTTGCCAGAAATGTTTTGACCGAAGAAAGGGGGAGCATCTGCAGCATCTGCAGACGAGACGCTATAAAATCTCCCAGGGACAAGTCTGGCCTGTCTCCACGGAAGGCTTCAGGGTAGGTACATGCATTTTGTGAGCTTGAAGAAAGAGGACAATGTCCTTGCAATATCCCATTCCAGTTCTCCTGCCTCTGGAAACCATTTCCATGAGGGAGTGCCCATCTGAACAAAAATTTTCAATACAATTTCAATGCATGTCTGTATCTTCAATCTATAATTTATCTCTGAAATTACCTGCAGCAATAAGAAACAACTGATATTCCTATTTTACAGGGTTGGCCAGTTTCCAGGACACAAGCCTTTCTCCAAAGGTAACACCCTGAATAATGCACTCCTAGACTACAGTCTAGGACAGGACTTTTATACAGCTGCATGAGTTCTCGTTGTAAACCCTCCTGTATTTCTGCTGACTTTTATTTAGGCTAGACTGTTGAAAATAGGAAAGATCTAAGAAGtgacataatttttcattttcagcacaCTTTTAACAGGAAAGTACTCTCTTGAATATTCATCAGTTATAATTAAGGACCAGAACAGAGTGATTTTCTCTGGCTGTAGATTCTTTTATGAGAAGACCACAAATCTGGTGGAATTCATCAAGTTACCGTATTGTAGTCAATATTTAGAAGATGTTCTATCTATTATTATAAGgcctatgtatttttaaaaactaagtcTTGCTTTTTAGTGGGACTTAGGTACTTTTAAGTTAAAATCAAAGTGGATTTCAGTGGTTACTTCTAAGACATTTTCTGGGACACTAGCTAGCAATTTATTAGATGAAAAGCATAAGAGTTTTCTCACTGAtatggattttattattattctcaGTGAACCACACCCTTTTTTTCCATACCAAACACCTCTGCTGACATCTCTTCAGTAAACTGCAGCCATGGCCTCTGCAGACTCTGAGATGGCTGTCTTTGGGGAGGCGGCTCCTTACCTCCGAAagtcagaaaaggagagaatCGAGGCCCAGAACAAGCCGTTTGATGCCAAGACATCGGTCTTTGTGGCACATCCTAAAGAATCCTTTGTGAAAGGGACAATCCAGAGCAGAGAAGCAGGGAAGGTCACTGTCAAGACTGAAGCAGGAGAGGTGAGGAAAAAACGAGGCTGAAGGACACCATTTGATTCTCACTCTGAGCTCTTAGCTGACAGACATGGATCTTTTGTTTCCTTGGTAGACCCTGACCGTGAAGGAAGATCAAATCTTCTCCATGAACCCTCCCAAGTATGATAAAATCGAGGACATGGCCATGATGACCCACCTCCACGAACCTGCTGTGCTGTACAACCTCAAAGAGCGTTATGCAGCCTGGATGATCTACGTAAGTACCAGCAGCACTCTTCCCTTGGGTAGCTGGGAGGAACTGCTCTGGAAGTGGCCAAGTGGAAGCCAACGTGCCGTCTCCCTTCCTCGCAGACCTACTCGGGTCTCTTCTGCGTCACTGTCAACCCCTACAAGTGGCTGCCGGTGTACAACCCGGAGGTGGTGTTGGCCTACCGAGGCAAGAAGCGCCAGGAGGCCCCTCCAcacatcttctccatctctgacAACGCCTATCAGTTCATGCTGACTGGTGAGTTCTTGACTTCCTCTGAACTGCTATTGTAATGAGGTATCTGCAGGGGGAAATGTAGGGTATCTCTGGAAATATTGTGCAACACTTAAAATACCGTATGTTTGAAATCAATGGAAGATCAATACACTTAAGTCTAATGGTCTGTGTGAGGTCCCCATTACAATCAATAAAGACCTGGACCTAAtgagaataatcacagaatcgtcatggttggaaatgACAAgatctgagatcaccaagtccaaccagacacatacaaaaaaaaacaaccctacaatctcggccactagagcatgccctgaagtgccatgtctacacatttcttaaacacctccagggatggcgactccaccacctccctgggcctgttccagggcctgagcaccctctcaggaaagtaattcttcctaatatctaatctaaacctcccctgccccaacttcagaccatttcctctggtcctgtcattgttcccttgggagaagaggccaacacccacctctctacaccctcctttcagggggttgtagagggcaatgaggtctcccctcagcctcctcttctgcaaactaaacctgcccagttccctcagcctctcctcatatgacttgttctctagacccctcacaaGCTTGGTGGCTCTAATAATCTATAAGGAGTAAATTCAAAGGAAAGAAGACACCTATTTTCTGGTGTAGAGTTTACTGACTGTAATGGGATCTTACATTATGCATAGTTTTATGTATCTTAATCACTAAATTAGTCTCAGTCAGAGAGTGCAGAGTGAGTACAATAATATCGCGCATACCTTATAAACAATGTGTCTACAGCCAATTCAAATTTGCAAGCATCAGTGCTAACAAGTTAAATATAGTTTCTCTGCATTGAACAAGTACATAacctttgcttgatttttttgcaaATGGTATTTATGATGAAAAAGATCACTGGGTGGTCTAAAGTACATACAACCTTTAATGATCTATGTAACTCCTGCACTGGTCTATGCAACCATAAATCAATTGCACCTTACAGTGAAAAGTAAATCTCAGAAAACactgtcaaggaaaaaaattcagcttttagcATTTAAGTTGAAGGgtttaaaaagaattctttctgctttctcctcttccttctgcttcttattttctcttccctATTTGTGGATTAAAATCAAAGATGTGCAGGATTTTAGatattcttttcctgttcttttgttACAAACTGGGAAATAGATCaagaatagaaaaatgaaaaattaaccgTCTATGTATGACCTCAGGAATACATAATTTTTGTACATATAagggttcaaaaaaaaaaaaagatttgaaaaatagtGAAAGAGGTTGGTCAGATGATATTTCTGTTGCTTGTGACACCTTCAAATTTTCATAAGTTTACTCAGGAAAATTTTAGCTTCATTCTGTCAAAGCCCAACctcaatattttcattacatgTATTTACCTAATAAGAGAGAAATACGTCACCTGATGAAAAGACAGCATCTTGAAAGGCATAAGACTACAAAAGCTACTTTGAAGTGATGTCTTCACTGATTCAATTGATAATAACTGAAGTACTGCTGGGTGCATCAAAAGTACCCAAGGCTTTTCATTGTCTTCCATCCCTGAACTCTCTGGAAGCttcagttaatatttttcttctagtttttgaGTTCTTTGTTATTCATGAGTATTaggaaaatcttttttatttctgtcttctcacAGATCGCGAGAACCAGTCGATCCTGATCACGTATGTACACCCCCTGCTCAGGTCCCTGCGGGGCTGCCCAGTGCCAGGGGACCTCCTGCCTGACCACacgctctctgcttctctctttggtTGGACAGTGGAGAATCCGGTGCCGGGAAGACTGTGAACACAAAGCGTGTCATCCAGTACTTTGCAACAATTGCAGCCAgtggggagaagaagaaggaggagcagCAGTCAGGCAAAATGCAGGTGAGTCAGGAAGAACATACTGAACATTCGATGTGTAATTGTCTTGTCAACTAAACACTGTAACTGAATAATTATCATCCTGCAGGGAACGCTTGAGGATCAAATCATCAGCGCCAACCCACTGCTGGAGGCCTTTGGAAACGCCAAGACCGTGAGGAATGACAACTCCTCGCGCTTTGTAAGTTGTTACTTTAGACAAATCCCTCCTCATTATAACAGTAGTGATGGGCTAGTGCTATTCTCACATAAGGAGATGGCAATGAAATGCACCTAGgttgaaatgctgcttcttctCCTTAACAGGGCAAATTCATCAGAATCCACTTTGGAGCCACAGGCAAACTGGCTTCTGCTGACATTGAAACCTGTAAGAGACTCTCCTGGCCTGATCCCTTTCCTTTTACCTCTCCCCAGTTCTTGTGGTAACTCTGTCCTACCTTCCATGACAGATCTGCTGGAGAAGTCCAGAGTCACTTTCCAGCTCAAGGCAGAAAGAAGCTACCACATATTTTATCAGATCACCTCCAACAAGAAGCCAGAGTTAATTGGTAGGAAGGTTACTAATTTTTTGAGCAATAGCTCATTTTGTCATCTGGAAAGCTAAAGTAagattgttttttctcttttattgcttTCAGACATGCTCCTCATTACCACCAACCCTTATGATTTCCACTTTGTGAGTCAAGGTGAAATCACTGTTCCCAGCATTGATGACCAGGAGGAGCTCATGGCTACAGATGTAAGTAATTTACAGATGTAAGTAAAACAGGTCATCTGGTGGATAGGAGCCCTATTACATatacatttttcactgaatttcactgaatttttagagttggaagggaccatagagatcatctagtccaactcccctgctgaagcaggattgcccagagcatgtcagagcatgttactcaggactgcatccaggcgggtcttgaaaatctccagagaaggggactccacaacctccctgggcagcccgttccagggctctggcaccctcaccgtgaagaagttttttctcatatttgagtggaacctcctatgttccaacttgtgcccgttgcccctcgtcctctcactggcaaccactgaaaagagtctggctccctcctcctttaaCCCACCTTTACATACTTATAAGCtttgatgaggtctcccctcagccttctcttctccagactaaagagtcccagctctctcagccattTACTTTACTGTTTCTGTTGCCAGAGTGCCATTGACATCCTGGGCTTTTCTGCTGATGAAAAGACAGCCATCTACAAGCTGACAGGGGCTGTCATGCACTACGGGAACCTGAAGTTCAAGCAGAAACAAcgagaggagcaggcagagcccgATGGCACAGAGGGTATCAGCAGATTCAGCATGCTTTCCAAAAGAACGACTTAAGCAGATTTCAGGCTTTAAATATGCAAAAGTGTAAACTAAACCATTATTTGTTCGATGGCTAAATGAGAGTTAGGACGTGTATCTTATGTAGTGATACCTGTAATTTTATTCTGTGACTACTTCATAAGAGATCTGACATACACTGCCAGGAAGCCAGGAGGCATGGTTGTTAATTCCTGTAAGATAATTAGTTATGTTTTCATTGGAATATACCTTGAAATCTCTGCTGTATTGTGGAGTAAAGTGGTTCATCTCTAACAAGGTGGGAGGTTGTGCTCCTATTTACTTGCACCTATTGGGGGTAACTCTGATGCGAGATGTGTATTTGATTAGTCTCTGTCACAGCAGGAAGTACAATCCATGCCTCCAGCTCTCTGAGTGATTAGTCCTCTTGCTATACGACCAGAAAGTGTGAAGTCCCATAGTCATGTTTAAAAAGGATGAAAGCAACGAGTTCTCTTGAAGAACATTTGTAGAAACTGGAGCTCAGAAAGTGATGCAGAGTCTGAATCCTGAAGACAACAGAGAAATTAACTTTGTAGCTTTGATTCAGATATTTTTTGTGTAACAGGGAACATTGCTGTTACTTTTGAGACAGTCCCTCAAGGACCATATTTCAGGAATTGTTcaatatttatttctctcttactCCTTTCTGCTCTTTAGTGGCTGACAAGGCTGCCTACCTGATGGGTCTGAACTCAGCAGACCTGCTCAAGGCCCTCTGCTATCCCCGAGTCAAGGTGGGGAATGAATATGTGACCAAGGGTCAAACTGTGCAGCAGGTAGGAAAAATGTGGTAAACCTGGAACACGCTTTCATGGTTCCTGTTGATTCTCCTCTGCTGTCTATAGCAACCTCcaaacctttctcctttctttaggTGAACAATGCTGTTGGTGCCCTGGCAAAGGCTGTCTATGAGAAGATGTTCCTGTGGATGGTTGTTCGTATCAACCAACAACTGGATACAAAGCAGCCCAGACAGTACTTCATTGGTGTCCTGGACATTGCTGGCTTTGAGATCTTTGATGTAAGGAACACAGTTTTCCTAGTGTTTTTGTAGGACAATTGAGAGTAATGTGAATTTTGAGACACATTTTTAATAGAAGTTAGTATCTTCCTACACTTATTTGCAGGGCTTTTGGAATCACCCTTTTaattcggggaaaaaaaaaaacaaaccaacaaaaaaccaaaccccataaCTAATCTCCGAATTACACTGAATTTGAAACCTTCTCTCTTTTCTACATGCAAAGCCTATTCTAGAGAGACAGCACAGAAAAACTACACAGTAAGAGAtcttgtatttcatagaatcacagaatggtttgggttggaagggaccttaaagatcatctagttacaacccccctgccctgggcagggacacctcccgctagacctagctgctcaaagccccatccagcctggccttgaacccttacagggatggggcagccacagcttctctgagcaacctgggccagtgtcttaccaccctcacagtgaaaaatatcttcctgagatctaatctaaagcCACTGAAGCCATCTTGAAGCCATTAgtcctcatcctaccactacatgcccttCTAAAAAGTTCCTCTCCACCTTTCTTCTAAgggccctttagatactggaaggccactctaaggtctccctggagccttctcttctccagacagaaaaaccccaagtctctcaccctgtctcagaggagaggtgctccagccctttgatcatcttcatggccctcctctggacctgctcctataggtccatttccttcttgtgctgaggactccaaagctggacacagtactctacgtggggtctcacaagagcggagcagagtggcagaatcacctccctggacctgctgtccacggttcttttgatgcagcccaggatatggttggctttctgggctgcaagtgcgcattgccagctcatgttgagctcctcattaaccaacatccccaagtccttcttctcatcATCCTCTTGATTTAAAGTATCAGCCATGATGAATTAGGATTGCACAATAGAACACCTTGATATTATTGCTGAACCTTGAAAAAGTTATGTTATCTTTTTATGTCTGGCAGTTCAACAGCTTTGAGCAGCTGTGCATCAACTTCACCAATGAGAAACTGCAACAGTTCTTCAACCACCACATGttcgtgctggagcaggaggagtacAAGAAGGAAGGAATTGAGTGGACGTTCATTGACTTTGGGATGGACCTGGCTGCCTGCATTGAGCTCATTGAGAAGGTATCCTTGCTGTTCAAGTGTATTATACGCTGGATCTTCCATGCTTGTCGAGAGACGTACTTAAGATGCATGTGAGAATACTCTggttttttcaaatatataccCTGTGAAAGTGGCAAGAGGGTGGAAGTGCTTCTGGATATCATATTCAGATTTCAGGACAAACGGTGAGGGTATTCATTTCCAGATTACAACATAAAGTTATAAAAAAGACTATCATGTTCTGTAAGTAAAGAGGTTTTATGGAGAAGATAGTATTTTGCGATGTTATACATTTACAAATGAAACAGCAACACTGAAAATAGTTGAGCCTTAGTTAATTTTCTCTATCTTATTGCCATGAAATGCACAGCGCTCTCTTTTGACTCCAGGAACTATCCAACCAAGGAATGTCGGCTTTCTAATCTGTTTCTCCCTCTTGTCTGTTGTAATGCCTTCCAGCCCATGGGCATCTTCTCCATCCTGGAAGAGGAGTGCATGTTCCCCAAGGCAACTGACACCTCTTTCAAGAACAAGCTCTACGACCAGCATCTGGGAAAGTCCAGCAACTTCCAGAAGCCCAAACCTGCCAAAGGCAAGGCTGAGGCCCACTTCTCCCTGGTGCACTACGCTGGCACGGTGGACTACAACATCACTGGCTGGCTGGAGAAGAACAAGGACCCCCTGAACGAAACTGTCATTGGGTTGTACCAGAAATCATCGCTGAAAACACTGGCCTTACTCTTTGCCTCCTATGGTGGAGCAGATGCAGGTCAGCTctgtgaaaaattatattttcagtttGGGACAATGTTGATGTAGACTTAAAGCAGTACAAATTTAAAGTTGTTTTGTGTTCTGTAGTTTCCAATTTGTAGCATCcatattttaagacttttttttcttttcttccattttcagaggctgctggtggtggtggcaagAAGGGTGGGAAGAAGAAGGGTTCTTCTTTCCAGACTGTCTCAGCTCTTTTCCGAGTACAGTACTGCATTTGTTTTCTCTTAATAATACAGAGAGAGGGAGTGAGCTAATATTAAATTTGAAAGGGTTATTTTGCACTGCTGTAACAGTGGTAAAATTCTTTGGAAATTCCACATCAGGTTTTCCATGATCAGTATCAATATTATTAATAAGTCATGTTCAAAAATAAGCATTCAGTCTTTAAAGACAATGAAAATCCTGGATCTTGGTtgttgggtgggggtttttttttgggtttgggtttttttttgagaggatATAATTCAGATCTTTTTACTTTTATGTCTTTGGGTCAGACTAGAAATATAATTTTAGCATTCCTACCTTTCTGGGAGTTTGATATGCTGGGAAATTGAAAGTCTCTTTATAAACATTCTCCAAGGAGATATTTatcttatttgaaaaaataaccCCACTATTTTTAACTTAAGTAGATTGattttagaagacagaaaaagaaaaatctataagTTAATTACTTTGTGCGAAAGTGAGAAGTTTTATATTAGTTTACACTGGATCAATAGCAAGATAGTAGTATTTCAGTCTGTAAAAGTGTTGTTAAGTGTCTTCAAATAGAAGAAATATTTGGTTTCTACGTCTTTTCCTGAGTGTGCTGAAACCCAGCTAAGTCATAAAGGCATTACCATGGGTTTGATGCATCAAACACTGGACACAGAAAACTGACATTACTAACTTATCCCTCTAGGAGAACTTAAACAAGCTGATGACCAATTTGCGGAGCACTCACCCCCATTTTGTCCGTTGCATCAtcccaaatgaaacaaaaacacccGGTAAAACACTCAGGCAGAAATAGAACTTGCATACATCTACTCCCCTCTGTGCTGGAAATGATTGTACTCATTTACACTCTGAATGTCTAGGTGCCATGGAGCATGAACTGGTACTTCACCAGCTGCGGTGTAATGGCGTGCTGGAAGGCATCAGAATTTGCAGGAAAGGTTTCCCCAGCAGAGTTCTCTATGCCGACTTCAAACAGAGGTAACAGCACTGCACTTCTCCGCACCATTAAAAGCAATGCTGGTTCATTCATATAGGTTCAATTCAGGCTGGACTCTGTTGTCAAAAATAGCTATATATGAGATGGTGGGGTTGGTTGGGAAAAAACAACCttgtcttcttctttctcttttcacagATACAAGGTGCTTAATGCCAGTGCCATCCCAGAGGGGCAGTTCATTGATAGCAAGAAGGCTTCTGAGAAGCTTCTTGCTTCAATTGATGTGGACCACACCCAGTACAAATTTGGCCACACCAAGGTACAAACCCTCCTTCACTCACTCACTCTGTGCCTGTGCTTTGCTCTACCTGACAGTGATGTGCTGCAACATTCTCTTTCTCAAGGTGTTCTTCAAAGCTGGGCTGCTGGGACTCCTAGAGGAGATGAGAGATGAGAAGTTGGCACAGATCATCACTCGCACACAGGCCAGGTGCAGGGGCTTCCTGATGAGAGTGGAGTACCAGAGAATGGTGGAGAGGAGGTAGACATTCCTCATCTTCAGTTAAAGTCATTGTACTTGGGGGAAAGTGCTGGCACTTGTCATACTGAAAATATTCAATGTACATTTGAATTATGCTTCAGGGAGTCCATCTTCTGCATCCAGTACAATGTTCGTGCATTCATGAATGTCAAGCACTGGCCTTGGATGAAGCTGTTCTTCAAGATCAAGCCCTTGCTGAAGAGCGCAGAATCTGAAAAGGAGATGGCCAACATGAAACAAGAGTTTGAGAAAACCAAGGAAGAGCTTGCAAAGTCtgaggcaaagaggaaggagctggaggagaaaatggtggccctgctgcaggagaaaaatgaTCTGCAGCTCCAAGTGCAGGCTGTGAGTTTACGACCTTTAATTTATCACTCAGAAAAGGAGTCTATACATTCAGACTGTTCTTTATGAGGCAAAAAGTCAGACTCTAGAAGACCAAAAGTCAGGTATCTGGTGAATTATCTATCATATGTATGTTAAGTGGAGAAAATCGGCATCTGGGAGTCGTGTGATTAGCACTCTGACAGACAGTGCAAAGAAGCAGGGAGCGCCAAGTGGGAGTTAGTGTTCTTGCACTTTCAGAGGAAGGAGGCCAATATAGCTAGCCAACAGGAAATACTCAGAGCAGAGTTTTGGCTGAACCCCCAACTCCCTCTGATCAGGTGAGTCCTGCAGGGTTATCTACATGTCACCAGGATGTAGAACAATGAATTCATTTTGGAGTGTGAATGAAAACCAGAGTTGAAAGTGATACTTGTGAATTCATGTGCAGGAAAAGACATCCTTCCTTTGCTTAATAACTAGAAGTTAATCATTCACTCTGTAACTGGGAAATACGGCTTCGAATTTCTCCTTAGTCTAAGACTATATAGATGCAGAGTTCCTGTTTCCGAGAAAAAGTCACACCTTCCGGGGACGGGGGTGTGTTCTGCTTCCCTCAGTTGTTAATTACACAAAAGAGCTCTGTATGCTTTAGGCGTAATTTGTATGAATCAATGTCATAACTGAAATTTATAATGAAGCAGAAGTTTTCAAGTTTTTTGAACATTGTTATTTTTTGCATCTCTAATCTGGATTTTCTACAAAAACATCCTGTGGtggtaaaattattaatatttaagattTACAGGTCTGGCTAAGACATTATCTTTATTAAAAGAACATTCCTTTCCACTAAAAGCCATCTTTCCGTAATGTACTTGTGTTGGGGCCCCCATTCTGGGGAGCACAATTTAGAACACGTCAGACAGAAGATTTTTTAACTATAAACACTGTGAGGGAATATTTGGGCGGCATCTCCCCCTCTGCTTCCCTTTTCTCTGCCAATTGATTGTCAAGACCCAACCTATAAGCtctattagaaaaaaagaaagtggtgaggaaaaacaaaaatttcaatGTTAACAATGCCTGGTAACCGTCCTTGGGAGGGATGTTCTACATAAGTAGCTGCAACATTCTAAGGACTCAAAGAGTAAatgtaacctgatctagttgatgatgtccctgctcattgcagggccattggactagatgaactttaaatgtcccctccagcccaaactattctacgatccTATGAAATAACATGACAATATGGAGAGACTGGCTCTTGGTGGAGCTTATAGGAGTGGCACACCTGGTGTTATATTACCTCAGAAGTGAGGAGTTGGAAGCAATCATGGACTGTTAGCTTTTAGTTGAAAGGAACATTCTTTCAGTAAAGATAACTTCATAGCCAGACCCCTCAatcttaaatattaattataacaCTGCAATCCTATGAACGTTGTAGACATACAGcacttcacaaaataaaatattgcttaaaaatatacacaaaactaTTTGATATTCAAATAACATCTTACAAAGCCATCTTAATCTACTGATTAAATTACGAACTAAAATGGGAACACTCAATTAATTACACAATTATTTGAACATTCCTGTAGAAAACGGGAATCCCGTGTTACCtattttttccctgctatatGGAGAAAAATCAATGCCCTGTTGGACTTTCTTATAAGATATTTGCCATTCAAATTCATATGGTACAAAACAAATTCATTATACCAAAAGCCCGCCAAAGAATAAGATGATGTGGTGATCAACTGAAACCAGCATATACCAGTCCAGACACAGTATGGAAGGATGACACAAATGTATATGATTTACAAGGGTAAGACTTCACTTGTACAAGCAGCAATCTTAATACATTTAGAGATAAAGTAATCTTCTTTCTATTAAATTATTGCTGAGACTACCAGAGCTTTTATTCCCAACATACAGAATGATTCTGTTACAAAAGGAAAGACTGAATATTCTGTGAAGAGTATGTCTCCAAGCCCTTTCTCTACTAGGTAAATGAGAAATTCTCACACATACCACTTCTGTGGGCCATTTTTAGGAGACAAAAAAGTTTAGGAATCAATATTGTTTCCAGCTGAGGAGATGTATAATTCAcctaagaaaaaagggaagattaaaGTTCTTGAAGAGAGGCCAACTTCAGGCCATATTTTAACAAATTTGCATAGAAAAGttcagaaaacaaatgaagaGTATCTGTGTCTTCATACCAGGAAGCAGACAGCTTGGCAGATGCTGAGGAAAGATGTGACCAGctcatcaaaaccaaaatccagcTGGAAGCCAAAGTTAAAGAAGTGACTGAAAGGGCCgaggatgaggaagaaattaATGCTGAGCTGACAGCCAAGAAGAGGAAACTGGAGGACGAATGTTCAGAGCTGAAGAAAGACATTGACGATCTTGAGTTAACACTGGCAAAGgttgagaaggaaaaacatgcCACAGAAAATAAGGTATGAGGCAGAAGATGTCACTCTTACAGAAAATACCTCTGTTTTGTTACACAGTAAAAAATTTTAAACAACGTTTTTTTATCTGCACTTGCTTCCTTCTTCTCAAAGGTGAAAAACCTCACAGAGGAGATGGCAGCCCTGGATGAGACCATCGCCAAgctgacaaaagagaagaaagccct includes the following:
- the LOC141472956 gene encoding myosin heavy chain, skeletal muscle, adult-like, which translates into the protein MASADSEMAVFGEAAPYLRKSEKERIEAQNKPFDAKTSVFVAHPKESFVKGTIQSREAGKVTVKTEAGETLTVKEDQIFSMNPPKYDKIEDMAMMTHLHEPAVLYNLKERYAAWMIYTYSGLFCVTVNPYKWLPVYNPEVVLAYRGKKRQEAPPHIFSISDNAYQFMLTDRENQSILITGESGAGKTVNTKRVIQYFATIAASGEKKKEEQQSGKMQGTLEDQIISANPLLEAFGNAKTVRNDNSSRFGKFIRIHFGATGKLASADIETYLLEKSRVTFQLKAERSYHIFYQITSNKKPELIDMLLITTNPYDFHFVSQGEITVPSIDDQEELMATDSAIDILGFSADEKTAIYKLTGAVMHYGNLKFKQKQREEQAEPDGTEVADKAAYLMGLNSADLLKALCYPRVKVGNEYVTKGQTVQQVNNAVGALAKAVYEKMFLWMVVRINQQLDTKQPRQYFIGVLDIAGFEIFDFNSFEQLCINFTNEKLQQFFNHHMFVLEQEEYKKEGIEWTFIDFGMDLAACIELIEKPMGIFSILEEECMFPKATDTSFKNKLYDQHLGKSSNFQKPKPAKGKAEAHFSLVHYAGTVDYNITGWLEKNKDPLNETVIGLYQKSSLKTLALLFASYGGADAEAAGGGGKKGGKKKGSSFQTVSALFRENLNKLMTNLRSTHPHFVRCIIPNETKTPGAMEHELVLHQLRCNGVLEGIRICRKGFPSRVLYADFKQRYKVLNASAIPEGQFIDSKKASEKLLASIDVDHTQYKFGHTKVFFKAGLLGLLEEMRDEKLAQIITRTQARCRGFLMRVEYQRMVERRESIFCIQYNVRAFMNVKHWPWMKLFFKIKPLLKSAESEKEMANMKQEFEKTKEELAKSEAKRKELEEKMVALLQEKNDLQLQVQAEADSLADAEERCDQLIKTKIQLEAKVKEVTERAEDEEEINAELTAKKRKLEDECSELKKDIDDLELTLAKVEKEKHATENKVKNLTEEMAALDETIAKLTKEKKALQEAHQQTLDDLQAEEDKVNTLTKAKTKLEQQVDDLEGSLEQEKKLRMDLERAKRKLEGDLKLAHDSIMDLENDKQQLDEKLKKKDFEISQIQSKIEDEQALGMQLQKKIKELQARIEELEEEIEAERTSRAKAEKHRADLSRELEEISERLEEAGGATAAQIDMNKKREAEFQKMRRDLEEATLQHEATAAALRKKHADSTAELGEQIDNLQRVKQKLEKEKSELKMEIDDLASNMESVSKAKANLEKMCRTLEDQLSEIKTKEEEHQRMINDLNTQRARLQTEAGEYSRQVEEKDALISQLSRSKQAFTQQIEELKRHLEEEIKAKNALAHSLQSARHDCDLLREQYEEEQEAKGELQRALSKANSEVAQWRTKYETDAIQRTEELEEAKKKLAQRLQDAEEHVEAVNAKCASLEKTKQRLQNEVEDLMIDVERSNAACAALDKKQKNFDKILAEWKQKYEETQAELEASQKESRSLSTELFKMKNAYEESLDHLETLKRENKNLQQEISDLTEQIAEGGKAIHELEKVKKQIEQEKSEIQAALEEAEASLEHEEGKILRLQLELNQVKSEIDRKIAEKDEEIDQMKRNHLRIVESMQSTLDAEIRSRNEALRLKKKMEGDLNEMEIQLSHANRVAAEAQKNLRNTQGVLKDTQIHLDDALRTQEDLKEQVAMVERRANLLQAEIEELRAALEQTERSRKVAEQELLDATERVQLLHTQNTSLINTKKKLETDIAQIQSEMEDTIQEARNAEEKAKKAITDAAMMAEELKKEQDTSAHLERMKKNLDQTVKDLQHRLDEAEQLALKGGKKQIQKLEARVRELEGEVDAEQKRSAEAVKGVRKYERRVKELTYQSEEDRKNILRLQDLVDKLQMKVKSYKRQAEEAEELSNVNLSKFRKIQHELEEAEERADIAESQVNKLRVKSREFHGKKIGEEE